The sequence below is a genomic window from Natronocella acetinitrilica.
AAGTCCCAATAGGCCGCCGCCGTGGTCGCGAAACCGCCGGGCACTGAAACGCCGGCCGCCGCGAGGTTGGAGATCATCTCACCGAGGCTGGCATTCTTGCCGCCCACCCGGTCGACATCGTTCATGCCGAGTTCATCGAACCAGATTACATAGTCCTGCAAAGCGGCGTCCCCCTGCTTGCACACTGGCATGGCATCGACTTGCGCTCCCTGGCGAGCGGGTCGTGTGGTGGAATGAGCGTCACAAAGCCCATCTGCGATCGCGGGCGTATCCTACGAAAAGACGCGCGTTACGTCACCCCCCGGATACCCCTGCACCACACCGGGTGCGGCGATCCGCAGTGGGGAAAGAACCGCACTCATTGTAACCTGTGCGCGAGACCGCAGCCGAACAGTCTGTCGTCGATGGTCGTCGGCGCTGATCCGGCATTCTCCCAGGAGCCCGCACCACGCATGAATAGCGAGACCCGTAAACGTACCGTGTTCTACATCTCGGACCGCACCGGCATCACGGCGGAAACCCTGGGCCAGAGTCTGATGACGCAGTTCGACATTGACTTCGAGCAGGTCACGCTGCCGTTCGTCGACAGTGTCGAGCGGGCGGAGAAGGTGGTGGAGCAGATCAATCGACTGGCGGTCAGCGGCGCGCCGCGACCGATCGTCTTCAGCACGGTGGTCCAGGACGATGTGCGCGAATACTTGCGCAAGAGCAGCGCGGCCTTCTTCGACTTCTTCGATGCCTTCATTGCGCCGCTGGAAAGCGAACTGGCGGTGAAGTCCTCACACGCCATCGGTCAGGCCCATGGTGTGGGCAACCGGCAGAACTACGATGTGCGCATCGACGCAATCAACTACGCCCTCAGCCACGACGACGGTGCCACAACGCGCCATTATGACCGGGCTGACATCATCATCATCGGCGTGTCGCGTACCGGCAAGACGCCGGTGTCGCTCTACCTCGCCTTGCAGTACGGCATCTTTGCAGCCAACTACCCCCTGACCGAGGACGACATCATGGAATCCGGTCTGCCGCGGTTGTTGCAGCCGTTTCGCCAGAAGCTCTATGGGCTGAGTATTGCTGCCGATCGTCTGCGCGCCATTCGTAACGAGCGGCGACCCAATTCGCGTTACGCGTCCATCCAGCAGTGTCAGCTGGAGGTCCTCCGGGCGGAAGGGCTGTTCGGCCAGAACAAGATCCCGTTTCTCAACTCGACCTCGAAGTCCATCGAGGAGATCGCCAGTACGATCATTCACGCCTTCGGCTTGCGCAGGCGGGTGCATTGACCCCTTTGCGGATTGCCGTTGAGCGGCGAGCCCTGTGCTATCATCCGCGGCTATGTTGAGCCTGCGCGATCACCCGCTACTGGACAGGATTCCGTCCAGATCCTTCGCAACCCTGATGGAGTTGTACGAGGGCAATTACATCCTCATGCGGCGTCTCGCGCCGTCCTTGCGACACCTTCAGGACAGCAACATTTCCCGGGTGGACGGGACGGTTGACCTGCATCTCAGGGTTCACGAGCGCTCGCCCTATACCACCACGGTGTCCATGACCCACTACTTCGACCTGGAGGAGGGTGCGGTGGAGCCGGATCTGCTGTTGCGGGTCTATCACGATGCCCGAGTCGCCGAGGTCATGCCGGAAACGCCGGTGGAGCGGTTCAGGCTCTGGAACGGTGACCAGCCGGACCCGCGCAGCCTGGAATGGCGTTGGGAAATGAATCGCTTCCTCAATCGCTGGTTGCGCTATTGCCTTGGGGAGGGGCATCGCTTTGCCGGATGCGAATCCCAGCTGGCCTCCGCGGCCGGGGTGCAACGATGAAGCTCTCCACCAAGGGCCGCTATGCCGTGACAGCCATCATGGATCTGGTGCTTCATGAAGGCGATGGGCCGGTGGCTCTTGCCGATATCTCCCAATCCCAGCAGATCTCCCTGTCCTACCTCGAGCAGCTGTTCGCGCGGCTTCGGCGTGCCGGCCTGGTGAGTGGAGTGCGCGGCCCGGGCGGTGGCTACAGGTTGGCCCGTCCCGCCGCGGAAATCAGCGTTGCTGCAGTCATCGAGGCGGTGGATGAGAGCCTGGATGCCACCCGCTGCAAGGGTCGTGAGAATTGCCAGGGCGGAAACCGCTGTCTGACCCACGATCTGTGGAGCGAGCTGAGTTGTCAGATCCAGAACTTCCTGGCCGGTATTTCGCTGGCGGACATGGCGCAGCGGCCTGGTGTGGTCGCCGTCGTGGCGCGCCAGGATTCCGAGCGCGATCGCGGTCGGCAGCGTCGTCTTGACGCCTGACGGAAAAGCTCAGGGCTGCGCGAGCCCCCTGCGAAGCGCGGCGGGGGTCATGGTTTCGATCCAGTTCACCCCCCTTGCGGCAAGGTCCAGTGCCTCGTCCGCATCGGTCACCTCGTAGACGGCCCAGTTCCAGCACCCGGATGGCAGGGGAGCGTTCCCCTCAGGCAGCCGTTGGCGATCGCAGAACAGGAACTCCGGAGCCAGGGTCCGTGCCCTGGCAATGGTGCCGGGATCGAATGCCGGTAATACCCAGCCCACGCGCAGGCCGTACAGACTGCCGGCAACCTGAATGGCCTCGTCGACAAAGCTGATGACCACGCGGTTATTCCCCAGGATGGCGGAATCCTCAGCCACCCGCTGCATGATCGCCGGCAGGGCATGGCGCCGCAGGGTCTCTTCCTTGATTTCGATGAAGACCAGCAGTCCGTCGTGTTTCGCCAGGAAGTGACAGGCTGTGGCGAGACTGGGGATTGGTTCGCCGAGGAATGCCTGACCGAATCGATCGGGTTCATGGGCGGAATAGGCACCGATTTCCGCCGCAGTGAGCTCTTGCACGAGCCCGGGCTGACCGGTGGTCCGCTCGAGCAGGGCATCGTGAATCACCATGGGCGTGCCGCAGGCGGCGATCTGGACGTCCAGCTCTACTGCGTCGGCGCCGGCGGCAATGGCTGCAGCAAAGGCGCTAAGGGTGTTCTCGGGGTGATCGCAG
It includes:
- the ppsR gene encoding posphoenolpyruvate synthetase regulatory kinase/phosphorylase PpsR — its product is MNSETRKRTVFYISDRTGITAETLGQSLMTQFDIDFEQVTLPFVDSVERAEKVVEQINRLAVSGAPRPIVFSTVVQDDVREYLRKSSAAFFDFFDAFIAPLESELAVKSSHAIGQAHGVGNRQNYDVRIDAINYALSHDDGATTRHYDRADIIIIGVSRTGKTPVSLYLALQYGIFAANYPLTEDDIMESGLPRLLQPFRQKLYGLSIAADRLRAIRNERRPNSRYASIQQCQLEVLRAEGLFGQNKIPFLNSTSKSIEEIASTIIHAFGLRRRVH
- a CDS encoding DUF1249 domain-containing protein, with product MLSLRDHPLLDRIPSRSFATLMELYEGNYILMRRLAPSLRHLQDSNISRVDGTVDLHLRVHERSPYTTTVSMTHYFDLEEGAVEPDLLLRVYHDARVAEVMPETPVERFRLWNGDQPDPRSLEWRWEMNRFLNRWLRYCLGEGHRFAGCESQLASAAGVQR
- a CDS encoding Rrf2 family transcriptional regulator codes for the protein MKLSTKGRYAVTAIMDLVLHEGDGPVALADISQSQQISLSYLEQLFARLRRAGLVSGVRGPGGGYRLARPAAEISVAAVIEAVDESLDATRCKGRENCQGGNRCLTHDLWSELSCQIQNFLAGISLADMAQRPGVVAVVARQDSERDRGRQRRLDA
- a CDS encoding glycerophosphodiester phosphodiesterase family protein, which produces MSESPAIIAHRGSACDHPENTLSAFAAAIAAGADAVELDVQIAACGTPMVIHDALLERTTGQPGLVQELTAAEIGAYSAHEPDRFGQAFLGEPIPSLATACHFLAKHDGLLVFIEIKEETLRRHALPAIMQRVAEDSAILGNNRVVISFVDEAIQVAGSLYGLRVGWVLPAFDPGTIARARTLAPEFLFCDRQRLPEGNAPLPSGCWNWAVYEVTDADEALDLAARGVNWIETMTPAALRRGLAQP